The Cyanobacterium sp. T60_A2020_053 genome has a window encoding:
- the pyk gene encoding pyruvate kinase codes for MSEKFSRRTKIVATVGPACANAETLRQMILAGANTFRLNFSHGSHEVHQSSIRLIRQVENELNHPIGILQDLQGPKIRLGKYECGSIDLNEGDHYILTSREVKCDQNIASISYEYLAEEVPPSARILIDDGRVEMVVKEIDLENKDLHCQVVVGGTLSSNKGVNFPNVYLSVKALTEKDKKDLMFGLDQRVDWVALSFVRNPEDMIEIKNLIASAGKSTPVIAKIEKHEAIEQMEEILALCDGVMVARGDLGVELPAEDVPILQKRLIRTANRLGIPIITATQMLDSMANSPSPTRAEVSDVANAILDGTDAVMLSNETAVGKYPVKAVATMSKIAKRIEAERDILVTNALAVADSQNIPNAISGAVAQIAKQLNASAIMTLTKTGSTARNVSKFRPQTPIFAITPHVSVSRQLQLVWGVKPLLLLDMPGLKQVFNSAIEVAREQNLLEDGNVVVMTAGTLQGVAGSTDLIKVEIVKGLLTEGIGIGQGVITGRTKVVQSISNLSNFTQGDILVAKSTDSQYVDAMRLASGIITEEPGVRSHAAQIGMRLGIPVIVGVKGATKVIRDASFVTMKIEQGLVYVGTDGTQDSVD; via the coding sequence ATGTCTGAGAAATTTTCCCGCCGTACTAAAATTGTTGCCACCGTGGGTCCTGCTTGTGCTAATGCGGAAACTCTACGCCAAATGATTTTGGCGGGTGCTAATACTTTTCGTCTCAATTTTTCTCATGGTAGCCATGAGGTGCATCAAAGTAGCATTCGTTTAATTCGTCAGGTGGAAAATGAGCTAAATCACCCCATCGGCATTTTACAAGATTTACAAGGACCTAAAATTAGGTTAGGGAAATATGAATGCGGTTCTATTGACTTGAATGAGGGCGATCATTATATTCTGACCAGTAGGGAGGTAAAATGTGACCAAAATATTGCTTCCATTAGTTACGAATATTTAGCGGAAGAAGTTCCTCCCAGCGCCCGTATCCTCATCGATGATGGTAGGGTGGAGATGGTAGTTAAAGAAATTGACTTGGAGAATAAAGACCTTCATTGTCAAGTGGTTGTGGGTGGTACTCTTTCTAGTAATAAAGGGGTGAATTTTCCTAATGTTTATCTCTCCGTTAAAGCCCTCACGGAAAAAGATAAAAAAGATTTGATGTTTGGTTTAGATCAACGGGTGGATTGGGTAGCTTTGAGTTTTGTGCGCAATCCAGAAGATATGATCGAAATTAAAAATTTAATTGCTAGTGCTGGAAAATCCACTCCAGTTATTGCCAAAATTGAAAAACACGAAGCCATTGAACAAATGGAAGAAATTTTGGCGCTTTGTGATGGGGTAATGGTGGCAAGGGGTGATTTAGGGGTAGAGTTACCGGCGGAAGATGTGCCGATTTTACAAAAACGCTTGATTCGTACGGCTAATCGTCTCGGTATCCCTATCATTACGGCTACTCAAATGCTAGATAGTATGGCAAATAGCCCTAGCCCTACTCGGGCGGAGGTTTCTGATGTGGCTAATGCTATCCTTGATGGTACTGATGCGGTAATGTTATCCAATGAAACGGCGGTGGGTAAATATCCCGTCAAAGCGGTAGCAACCATGTCTAAAATCGCTAAACGCATTGAAGCGGAGCGAGATATTTTGGTGACAAATGCCCTTGCGGTGGCGGATAGTCAGAATATTCCTAATGCGATTTCGGGCGCTGTGGCACAAATTGCCAAGCAGTTAAATGCTAGTGCCATTATGACTTTAACTAAAACTGGTTCTACAGCTCGTAATGTATCAAAATTTCGCCCTCAAACTCCGATTTTTGCTATAACCCCTCATGTTAGTGTTTCCCGTCAGTTACAATTGGTATGGGGAGTTAAACCTTTATTGTTGCTAGATATGCCGGGGTTGAAACAAGTATTTAATTCTGCCATTGAGGTAGCACGAGAACAAAATCTATTGGAAGATGGTAACGTGGTGGTGATGACGGCTGGTACCTTACAGGGGGTAGCTGGTTCAACTGATTTGATTAAGGTGGAAATTGTCAAGGGTTTACTTACTGAGGGTATTGGTATCGGTCAAGGGGTCATTACCGGTAGAACTAAAGTAGTACAAAGTATCAGTAATTTGAGTAATTTTACTCAGGGAGATATTTTAGTGGCAAAAAGTACCGATAGTCAATATGTAGATGCCATGCGTTTGGCTAGTGGTATTATTACCGAAGAACCGGGGGTAAGGTCTCACGCCGCTCAAATTGGGATGCGTTTAGGTATCCCTGTTATTGTGGGGGTGAAGGGCGCTACTAAAGTGATTCGAGATGCTAGTTTTGTGACGATGAAAATTGAGCAGGGCTTGGTTTATGTTGGTACTGATGGCACTCAAGACTCGGTAGATTAA
- a CDS encoding response regulator transcription factor, producing the protein MSSGNGTENNNLSPRELEILELVATGLTNHDIADKLEISKRTVDNHISNILTKTKTDNRVELVRWALQWGKICLDEVNCCVLPGASAVIE; encoded by the coding sequence ATGTCTAGTGGCAACGGTACAGAAAATAACAACTTATCTCCACGGGAGTTAGAAATTTTAGAGCTAGTAGCCACTGGCTTAACTAATCATGATATTGCTGATAAGTTAGAAATCAGTAAGCGCACGGTGGATAATCATATTAGTAATATTCTCACGAAAACAAAAACTGATAATCGAGTTGAGTTGGTGCGGTGGGCGCTACAGTGGGGCAAAATTTGTCTTGATGAAGTAAATTGCTGTGTTTTACCCGGTGCTTCTGCGGTAATTGAATAA
- a CDS encoding cytochrome b6 yields MFTKQVTDSSVYKWFNDRLEVEAISDDISSKYVPPHVNIFYCLGGITLTCFLIQFATGFAMTFYYKPTVAEAFNSVQFIMNEVNFGWLIRSIHRWSASMMVLMLILHVFRVYLTGGFKKPRELTWIVGVTMAVITVSFGVTGYSLPWDQVGYWAVKIVSGVPAAIPVVGDQMVELLRGGASVGQATLTRFYTIHTFVLPWLMAVFMLLHFLLIRKQGISGPL; encoded by the coding sequence ATGTTTACAAAACAAGTAACCGATTCTTCAGTTTATAAGTGGTTTAATGATCGCCTCGAAGTAGAAGCGATTTCTGATGATATTAGTAGTAAGTATGTTCCTCCCCATGTCAATATTTTTTATTGCTTGGGCGGTATTACCCTAACTTGCTTCTTAATTCAGTTTGCCACTGGGTTTGCCATGACTTTTTATTACAAACCTACCGTTGCCGAAGCGTTTAACTCTGTTCAATTTATTATGAACGAGGTTAATTTCGGCTGGTTAATTCGTTCTATCCATCGCTGGTCTGCCAGTATGATGGTATTGATGTTAATTCTCCATGTTTTCCGTGTTTATTTAACTGGTGGTTTCAAGAAACCCCGTGAGTTGACTTGGATTGTGGGTGTTACCATGGCGGTAATTACCGTTTCTTTTGGTGTAACTGGTTATTCTTTACCTTGGGATCAAGTTGGTTACTGGGCGGTTAAAATCGTTTCTGGTGTACCTGCGGCTATTCCTGTGGTGGGTGATCAAATGGTAGAACTACTTAGAGGTGGTGCTAGTGTTGGTCAAGCTACTTTGACCCGTTTTTACACTATCCATACTTTTGTTTTACCTTGGTTAATGGCGGTGTTTATGTTATTACACTTCCTCTTAATCCGTAAGCAAGGTATTTCTGGTCCTTTGTAA
- a CDS encoding cytochrome b6-f complex subunit IV yields the protein MSNPNSQLIKKPDLNDPKLRAKLAQNMGHNYYGEVAWPNDILYMFPVCILGALGLIVGLSILDPAMIGEPADPFATPLEILPEWYLYPVFQILRVLPNKLLGIACQAAIPLGLMLVPFIESVNKFQNPFRRPIAMTVFLFGTLVTLWLGAGSVFPIDKSLTLGLF from the coding sequence ATGTCTAACCCTAATTCTCAATTAATCAAAAAGCCAGACCTCAATGATCCTAAGTTAAGAGCTAAATTGGCTCAAAATATGGGTCATAACTATTATGGTGAGGTGGCATGGCCTAACGATATTCTCTATATGTTCCCTGTTTGTATTTTAGGGGCTTTGGGTTTAATCGTTGGTTTGTCTATTTTAGACCCTGCTATGATTGGCGAACCTGCTGATCCTTTTGCTACTCCTTTGGAAATTTTACCTGAGTGGTATTTGTATCCTGTGTTCCAAATTTTGCGCGTTTTACCTAATAAACTTCTTGGTATTGCTTGTCAAGCGGCTATTCCTTTAGGTTTAATGTTAGTGCCTTTCATTGAAAGTGTTAACAAGTTCCAAAATCCTTTCCGTCGCCCTATTGCGATGACTGTATTTTTATTCGGTACTTTAGTTACTCTTTGGTTGGGTGCTGGGTCTGTATTCCCCATTGATAAGTCTTTAACTTTAGGTTTGTTCTAG
- a CDS encoding DUF1449 family protein — MLFDIANLIYWIFLGIGIFLFLLVIFTGGGEDEDIDIDGDVESDMEVDIDGDVDGGLESNFLFFLSWLGVGKSPLIILLAMDFCAWGVSGWLMNVLVGGVTGALPTGIPAMIIFIFSFLFSVWLGRVLSIPIGKIFANFGEEIDGDRLIGCVGQVTSTKLPYLKDDKVAQADIIDNMGNLVTVEVCLPGWALVIPHRGQEVIIIDRQDHFYLAIGKDTSDQDKWLNEING, encoded by the coding sequence ATGCTTTTTGATATAGCTAATTTAATCTATTGGATTTTTTTAGGTATCGGTATTTTTCTGTTTCTTCTGGTGATATTCACGGGGGGGGGAGAAGATGAGGATATAGATATTGATGGAGATGTTGAAAGTGATATGGAGGTTGATATTGATGGGGATGTTGACGGAGGTTTGGAAAGTAATTTTCTGTTTTTTTTGTCATGGTTAGGAGTGGGAAAAAGTCCGCTAATTATTCTCTTAGCTATGGATTTTTGTGCTTGGGGAGTTTCTGGTTGGTTAATGAATGTGCTGGTGGGTGGGGTGACGGGCGCCCTCCCCACTGGCATTCCTGCTATGATTATTTTTATATTTTCTTTTCTTTTTAGTGTGTGGTTGGGTAGGGTTTTATCTATTCCCATTGGCAAAATTTTCGCTAATTTCGGTGAAGAAATCGATGGCGATCGTTTAATTGGTTGTGTGGGTCAAGTTACTTCTACTAAGTTACCTTACTTAAAGGATGATAAGGTAGCCCAAGCGGATATTATTGATAATATGGGTAATTTGGTAACGGTGGAAGTTTGTTTGCCGGGGTGGGCGCTGGTTATTCCCCATCGTGGGCAGGAAGTTATTATAATTGATCGTCAAGACCATTTTTATCTTGCCATTGGTAAGGATACATCAGATCAAGATAAGTGGCTTAATGAGATTAATGGATAA